The Solirubrobacter pauli sequence GAACGTCGCGCCGAACGGCACGTTCTGGTCGATCGCCATCGAGTGGCAGATCTACTTCCTGTTCCCGGTGATGCTGCTGCTCGCGTTGCGCTTCGGCATGGTCCGGGTGGTGCTGCTGACGGCCGGGATCGTCCTCGTCGCGCACCTGCTGGCCGGAACGGACACGGTCCTCAGCAAGATCAACAACGTCAGCCCGCAGTTCCTGCTGCTGTTCGCGCTCGGCGTCCTCGCGGCGTGGACGGCCCACGGCCGCGCGCCGCGGCCACCCCGGTGGGCGCTGGCGGGCGTGGCCGGCGCGTCGGCGGCGGGGCTGGTCACCCTCGCGGTCGCCCAGGGCTCGCCGTGGATGGTCGGCCACTGGTTCTGGGTCGACGTCATCGCCGGCACCGGCTTCGCGGCGCTCCTGCTGCTGCTCTCCGACAGCCGCTCACCGGTGCGCGACCGCACGCTCGGCTCGCGGCCGGCCGTGTTCCTGGGCAGCTTCTCCTACAGCCTCTACCTGATCCACGGCCCGCTGCTGGCCCTGGCCGAGGAGCACGTCGTCGAGCCGCTCGACCTCTCGCCGCTCGCGCACTTCGCGGTGCTGCTCGTGCTCGTGCTGCCGGTGGTCCTGGTGGCGTGTTACGCGTTCTTCCGCCTGTTCGAGCGTCCGTTCCTCACCCGGCGGGACTTCGCCTCGCTGCG is a genomic window containing:
- a CDS encoding acyltransferase family protein; amino-acid sequence: MTAVAEPEAATAEVVPDARQRTHWLDGVRGAAALFVVLHHMWLGSWPFFPEDRGPVWLGWLLYGHLAVAVFIVVSGYSLALAPLRHGGELVGGLRRFIRRRAWRILPAYWAALVLSMLLFVTLIEPSTGAGTATKSFVVHGLLLQDVIGNVAPNGTFWSIAIEWQIYFLFPVMLLLALRFGMVRVVLLTAGIVLVAHLLAGTDTVLSKINNVSPQFLLLFALGVLAAWTAHGRAPRPPRWALAGVAGASAAGLVTLAVAQGSPWMVGHWFWVDVIAGTGFAALLLLLSDSRSPVRDRTLGSRPAVFLGSFSYSLYLIHGPLLALAEEHVVEPLDLSPLAHFAVLLVLVLPVVLVACYAFFRLFERPFLTRRDFASLRTLPAWTLVAGRGRKRAAAGEELPVYR